In Candidatus Atribacteria bacterium ADurb.Bin276, a genomic segment contains:
- the slcC gene encoding (S)-sulfolactate dehydrogenase: MSEEIRVLCAAGVPEDMAKRLNEAVGPVTILNSDDENEIIQKIQDKQVFVVRSKPKVTANIINNAPTLKVVARPGVGTDNIDKEACKNKGVKVINTPEASAASVSELTIGLAISLLRYAFTTCSLLKSGDWAKSKYTGRTIEGKVWGIIGFGGIGRRVAAIVKAMNAQVVAYDPYIPEEQFAKSEVKRAVRLEDLLSVSDIVSLHVIMSEETKGMISAEAIQLMKKGSYLINTSRGKVIDHKALMQALANGHLAGAALDVFETEPPSDKELICLDNLICTPHIGGSTEEAFINATDIMIRKLRQMFKPEEGGPMGI; this comes from the coding sequence ATGAGTGAAGAAATTCGGGTCTTGTGCGCTGCTGGAGTACCAGAGGATATGGCAAAAAGATTGAATGAAGCGGTTGGGCCAGTTACTATTCTAAATTCAGATGATGAGAATGAGATCATTCAAAAAATTCAAGATAAACAGGTTTTTGTGGTTCGGTCAAAACCAAAAGTGACTGCAAATATTATTAATAATGCACCAACCTTAAAAGTTGTTGCTCGACCAGGGGTTGGTACCGATAATATCGATAAGGAAGCCTGCAAAAATAAAGGAGTGAAAGTAATCAACACTCCTGAAGCTTCTGCTGCCAGTGTTTCCGAACTGACGATAGGTTTAGCCATTAGCTTGTTGAGATATGCTTTTACCACTTGTAGTCTTTTAAAATCCGGGGATTGGGCAAAAAGTAAATATACCGGTAGGACCATAGAAGGAAAGGTCTGGGGAATTATTGGGTTTGGAGGCATTGGTCGGAGAGTTGCAGCTATAGTTAAAGCTATGAATGCTCAGGTTGTTGCTTATGATCCCTATATTCCTGAAGAACAATTTGCTAAATCTGAAGTAAAACGGGCGGTTCGCCTTGAAGATTTACTATCGGTGAGTGATATTGTTTCGCTCCATGTTATCATGAGTGAAGAGACCAAGGGAATGATATCAGCAGAAGCCATTCAATTAATGAAAAAAGGCTCCTATTTGATTAACACTTCTCGGGGTAAAGTAATTGATCACAAAGCTCTCATGCAAGCGTTAGCAAATGGTCATTTAGCTGGAGCAGCCTTGGACGTTTTTGAAACTGAACCCCCGAGTGATAAAGAATTGATATGTCTGGATAATTTAATCTGTACCCCTCATATCGGTGGTTCGACTGAAGAAGCTTTTATCAATGCGACTGATATTATGATTCGGAAACTTCGACAAATGTTTAAACCAGAAGAAGGGGGTCCAATGGGAATTTAA
- a CDS encoding Soluble hydrogenase 42 kDa subunit translates to MKSSFLMTPGPTQVPSQVSLAMAQEIIHHRVPAFGALLKDITEKLQYVFQTQNDVLVFPGAGTGAMEGAIVNFFSPGDKVAFGIIGEFGSRWAKIAEIFGLQPIRLGGEWGKAVTAQDIDLLLSSEAGKDVKGVFITHNETSTGVYSDLKSIGEVCQKHNVLYLVDAVSSLVAIDCKTDLWGIDVVITASQKALMTPPGLCFFSVSKKGWEYNQEAKCPRYYWDLANALKSLKKPTPENPYTPAVTLLFGLNEALNMIKQEGLENVFKRHLQLSKMFRTGVEALGLELMVKDEKIASPAVTSIILPEGIEAGKITGFFRNNGIVIAGGQGQLKGRIIRVGHLGYVDAFDISNTLITLGRAFKSQGKALNTEAALNKAWEVYEHE, encoded by the coding sequence ATGAAATCGTCCTTTTTAATGACACCAGGACCAACCCAAGTCCCATCACAAGTCTCTTTAGCAATGGCTCAGGAGATCATACACCACCGAGTTCCGGCTTTTGGAGCTCTTTTGAAGGATATTACCGAGAAACTACAATATGTATTCCAAACCCAAAATGACGTTTTAGTCTTTCCCGGGGCAGGAACCGGAGCCATGGAAGGAGCTATTGTTAATTTCTTTTCTCCTGGCGATAAGGTTGCATTTGGGATTATAGGAGAATTTGGGAGCCGATGGGCGAAAATCGCTGAAATATTTGGGCTGCAACCCATTCGCTTAGGAGGTGAGTGGGGGAAAGCAGTTACGGCTCAGGACATCGATCTCCTCCTTAGTAGTGAAGCTGGAAAAGACGTAAAAGGCGTTTTTATTACCCATAACGAAACATCCACCGGAGTTTACTCGGATCTTAAATCAATTGGTGAAGTTTGCCAAAAACATAATGTTCTGTATTTAGTTGATGCGGTGAGTTCGCTGGTAGCGATTGACTGTAAAACTGATTTATGGGGAATTGATGTCGTTATTACCGCTTCACAAAAAGCTCTAATGACTCCTCCTGGCTTGTGTTTCTTCAGTGTAAGTAAAAAAGGTTGGGAATACAATCAAGAAGCAAAGTGCCCAAGGTACTACTGGGATTTAGCTAATGCATTAAAATCGCTTAAAAAGCCGACTCCAGAAAATCCTTATACCCCAGCGGTAACCTTGCTATTTGGCTTAAATGAAGCATTGAATATGATAAAGCAAGAAGGCTTGGAGAACGTTTTTAAACGTCATCTGCAATTATCTAAAATGTTTCGTACCGGCGTAGAAGCACTTGGCTTAGAGTTAATGGTTAAAGATGAAAAAATCGCGTCTCCGGCAGTTACTTCAATAATTCTACCCGAAGGAATTGAAGCCGGAAAAATCACCGGCTTTTTCCGTAACAATGGAATAGTCATTGCTGGTGGCCAAGGTCAGCTGAAAGGGAGAATTATTCGAGTTGGTCATTTAGGATATGTCGATGCCTTTGATATTTCAAATACCTTAATTACTCTAGGGCGAGCTTTTAAGTCTCAAGGAAAAGCATTAAATACCGAAGCGGCACTTAACAAAGCTTGGGAGGTTTATGAACATGAGTGA